The following proteins are co-located in the Paralichthys olivaceus isolate ysfri-2021 chromosome 2, ASM2471397v2, whole genome shotgun sequence genome:
- the LOC109644647 gene encoding gamma-glutamyl hydrolase-like isoform X3, which translates to MRHFPAPALLVLPAVALPTTLACSLWCGAMNQPLNSRPIIGVLAQEACKEQRTTAGSSYIAASYVKFLESAGARVVPVRVNLTEEEYTEIFNSINGLVLPGGEVCPQTSLYSRTARIFYNLALTANDASDYFPIWGSCLGFQQLTFLTAKENLLTPTDTQAVALPLNLTQKAYSSRLFQSFPEDVLRSLAEESLAPHFHKFGLSTKITRLKAWMGIEPMIFGLRDQRLSTWPPCHTFLLVIESQ; encoded by the exons ATGCGGCACTTCCCAGCTCCAGCTTTGCTCGTGCTGCCAGCTGTAGCTCTGCCCACAACTCTGGCTTGTTCTCTCTGGTGTGGAGCGATGAACCAGCCGCTCAACAGCCGACCCATCATCG GTGTGTTAGCACAGGAAGCATGTAAAGAACAACGGACTACTGCGGGCTCATCCTACATCGCTGCCTCCTATGTGAAGTTCCTGGAGTCAGCAGGGGCCAGAGTCGTACCTGTCAG AGTAAATCTCACAGAAGAAGAATATACCGAGATATTCAACTCAATAAACGG GTTGGTGCTGCCAGGAGGAGAGGTGTGTCCGCAGACGTCACTGTACAGTCGAACCGCCAGGATTTTTTACAACTTGGCTCTGACG gccAACGATGCTTCAGACTATTTCCCCATCTGGGGATCTTGCCTGGGCTTTCAGCAGCTGACCTTCTTAACAGCGAAAGAAAACCTGCTCACACCCACTGACACCCAGGCTGTGGCTCTGCCTCTCAACCTGACACAAA AGGCCTATTCCAGCCGTCTGTTTCAGAGTTTCCCCGAAGATGTGCTGAGGTCTCTGGCCGAGGAAAGCCTCGCTCCCCACTTCCACAAGTTTGGTCTTTCCACCAAG ATTACACGTTTAAAGGCATGGATGGGGATTGAACCTATGATCTTTGGTTTACGAGACCAACGCCTTTCCACTTGGCCACCATGCCACACCTTTTTACTTGTTATAGAGTCGCAATAG